The region GTGTGCCCGCCCTTCGACGTGAACGACGTGAGCACCGTGGCGCGGAGGCCGCGCAGAAGAAATTGCTCGCGCATCCTGGCGGGGGCGTCCTGCGGGGCGGCCCTCCAATCGGTCACCGCGAACGGGGCCGGCCGCTCGCGATCCTGATGGCCGGGGTGCGGTGCCCGAACGATCGCCAACCCGAGGTCCGCCGCAAGCCCGCGGGCAACGCCCACCTCTCCCAGCCATGCCCCGCCCACGCCCACCCCGAGCGAACCGATCACGTGATCGAGCACGCCTTCCAAGAGACCGGGGAGGTCAGTCGCGCGGAGCCCCACCGCGAGGATGGCGTTGGCGCTCCTGCTGCGATCTCCCGCCAGAGCAGGCGCCGCATCCTCGAGCGTCACGACGTAGGTCCCCGGCGACCGCGATCCACCGGCGACCGGTGCCACCCAGACCCGCATCACGAGCGCGGCGCCGTCCTTTCGCCGGGAGCGCACCACCGCCCCACTCCACGGACGGTTCTCGCGGAGCGCCTGCGCGAGCGACCGCGCTCCGAGAGGATCGTCGTCGATGACGAGTGGAAGCGGCCGCGTCAAGACCTCTTCCGGACTCCAGCCCAGCAGGGTCGCTGCGGCAGGATTCCACATCGTGACATTCCCGACGGCGTCAATGGCCAGGATCGCCTGCGGTGAGACACCGAGAATCGCGCGCAGCGCCCCCGCCGATTCCGGGCCCCCGAATGAGGGTGAGGAGCGCCCCGCGATCCCCCGAGGACCCCGCATGTATGTGACGGCGGCCATACCCAGCAGGGTGCCGCAGATCAGCACCAGCACGACGGACCAGTCGGACATGGGATGCGGAGGCTTGGAGGAGAACACGCCCGACCGATCCAGCCCCACGAGCATGGCGATGCCCAGCAGGAGGCCGAAAGCGCAGGTGGCCCACCGAGGCGTGAGTCTCATGCCGGGATGCGCGCTTCCATGGCTGGATTCTCGCCCGGAGGAGCGTGGGAGCCCCATCCGTATACGTAATGCCCATCGGGGCGATTGTTAGACAGCGACGGAGGACATCAGCGCGGGGTTCCGTTTCGGTGTTCGGTCCTCCTTCCGTCCATCTACTTGCGGGCCTGGGCCTCGGCAAAGGACATCAGCGCCTCATGGGCCCGCTTAATTTCGCGATCGAACGGCACAAGGTTCACGCGGCGGCGCCTGCGAACGAGACTACTCCCGAGCGGTAGGAAACACTTCTCGCGCTTTTGGTGGCTGGGGGACCAGGATTCGAACCTGGACTCTCAGATCCAAAGTCTGATGGCCTACCATTAGCCGATCCCCCAGCGGATCACCGCCATCGTACCGCACAGGGCGGGGACCGACAAGGCGCGAGGCCTAGCGGGGCCGGTTAGGCGAGCGCGACCGCCTCGATCTCGACGGCGGCATCCCGCGGCAGTTTGACTACTTGGACGGTCGAGCGGGCCGGCGGGTTCTCCTTGAAGTACTCTCCGTAGATCTCGTTCATGGCGCCAAAGTCGTTGAGATCGCGCAGAAACACCGTCGTCTTGACCACCTGATCCATCGAGGATCCGGCGGCTTCGAGCACCGCTTTGAGATTATCGAGGACCCTTCGGGTCTGGACCCTGACGTCGCCGGGGACGGGCTGGCCGGTGCGGGGATCGAGCGGAATCTGTCCCGCCGCAAACACGAGACCGTTGGCCGCGATCGCCTGGGAGTAGGGGCCGATCGCCGGTGGAGCCTGCTCCGTCTTGATCACGCGCTTAGTCATGCTCTCTTC is a window of bacterium DNA encoding:
- a CDS encoding RidA family protein, with the protein product MTKRVIKTEQAPPAIGPYSQAIAANGLVFAAGQIPLDPRTGQPVPGDVRVQTRRVLDNLKAVLEAAGSSMDQVVKTTVFLRDLNDFGAMNEIYGEYFKENPPARSTVQVVKLPRDAAVEIEAVALA